In Scatophagus argus isolate fScaArg1 chromosome 5, fScaArg1.pri, whole genome shotgun sequence, a genomic segment contains:
- the ccdc92ba gene encoding coiled-coil domain-containing protein 92 isoform X2 has product MGDESSLTRQVESVERSVVFLRQEHLTLLHGLHLEILSLQKRCSELTSELKVKPPGRSQIELQEEEEVLEARCRHVENRLAERENTLGELRKELSHKGALVGALRANLKEKERHFLEELKRRSHCSTILNTELQKQTEAAAYLSFQLHAARQKLHHQRMQQRQGLLARASSQGAQYGAEQSSPQLPSGASPSSPVVKPKRKSARASSRVDRARECVPIEKVMGPAEPTAMPDPALFLHPRRHRARSRHTAAQRQPPLGLEKEDEEDGGGEGPVEPQDEAARLVSSAAVPPAAETKAD; this is encoded by the exons ATGGGTGATGAGAGCAGCCTGACTCGGCAGGTGGAGAGCGTAGAGAGGAGCGTGGTGTTCCTCAGGCAGGAGCACCTCACTTTACTCCATGGCCTCCACCTGGAGATCCTCTCCCTGCAGAAACGCTGCTCAG AGTTGACAAGCGAGCTGAAGGTGAAGCCTCCAGGCAGAAGCCAAATAG AGttacaggaggaagaggaggtccTGGAGGCCAGGTGTCGGCACGTGGAAAACCGCTTGGCGGAGCGGGAGAACACCTTAGGAGAGCTTCGGAAGGAGCTGAGTCACAAAGGGGCTTTGGTGGGCGCCCTCAGAGCCAATCTCAAGGAAAAGGAGCGCCACTTCCTGGAAGAGCTCAAACGTCGCAGCCACTGCTCCACCATCCTTAACACGGAGCTGCAGAAGCAAACTGAGGCAGCAGCGTACCTCTCCTTCCAGCTTCATGCTGCTAGACAGAAACTGCACCACCAGCGGATGCAACAGAGGCAGGGACTCCTCGCCAGAGCCAGCAGTCAGGGGGCCCAGTATGGTGCCGAGCAGAGTTCCCCACAGCTGCCGTCAGGAgcctccccttcctctcctgtgGTTAAACCCAAGCGTAAGAGTGCTCGGGCATCTTCGAGAGTGGACCGTGCCCGGGAATGTGTGCCCATAGAGAAGGTGATGGGCCCTGCAGAGCCCACAGCCATGCCGGACCCTGCGCTCTTCCTCCACCCTCGAAGGCACAGGGCTCGCTCCAggcacactgcagcacaaagacagcctCCACTGGGCCTggagaaggaggatgaggaggatgggggtggggagggCCCAGTGGAGCCCCAGGATGAAGCTGCCAGACTGGTATCTTCAGCTGCAGTGCCCCCTGCTGCTGAGACGAAGGCAGATTAG
- the ccdc92ba gene encoding coiled-coil domain-containing protein 92 isoform X1 — translation MQLRSTSTLLMKCLRVNAAADRIWTGTGCQHARTGGRFYNESFALDFDSIMGDESSLTRQVESVERSVVFLRQEHLTLLHGLHLEILSLQKRCSELTSELKVKPPGRSQIELQEEEEVLEARCRHVENRLAERENTLGELRKELSHKGALVGALRANLKEKERHFLEELKRRSHCSTILNTELQKQTEAAAYLSFQLHAARQKLHHQRMQQRQGLLARASSQGAQYGAEQSSPQLPSGASPSSPVVKPKRKSARASSRVDRARECVPIEKVMGPAEPTAMPDPALFLHPRRHRARSRHTAAQRQPPLGLEKEDEEDGGGEGPVEPQDEAARLVSSAAVPPAAETKAD, via the exons ATGCAGCTGAGAAGCACTTCAACGCTTCTGATGAAATGTCTTCGGGTGAATGCCGCAGCGGACAGGATTTGGACCGGGACTGGATGCCAGCATGCGCGGACCGGAGGACGTTTTTATAACGAATCATTTGCATTAGATTTCG ACTCCATCATGGGTGATGAGAGCAGCCTGACTCGGCAGGTGGAGAGCGTAGAGAGGAGCGTGGTGTTCCTCAGGCAGGAGCACCTCACTTTACTCCATGGCCTCCACCTGGAGATCCTCTCCCTGCAGAAACGCTGCTCAG AGTTGACAAGCGAGCTGAAGGTGAAGCCTCCAGGCAGAAGCCAAATAG AGttacaggaggaagaggaggtccTGGAGGCCAGGTGTCGGCACGTGGAAAACCGCTTGGCGGAGCGGGAGAACACCTTAGGAGAGCTTCGGAAGGAGCTGAGTCACAAAGGGGCTTTGGTGGGCGCCCTCAGAGCCAATCTCAAGGAAAAGGAGCGCCACTTCCTGGAAGAGCTCAAACGTCGCAGCCACTGCTCCACCATCCTTAACACGGAGCTGCAGAAGCAAACTGAGGCAGCAGCGTACCTCTCCTTCCAGCTTCATGCTGCTAGACAGAAACTGCACCACCAGCGGATGCAACAGAGGCAGGGACTCCTCGCCAGAGCCAGCAGTCAGGGGGCCCAGTATGGTGCCGAGCAGAGTTCCCCACAGCTGCCGTCAGGAgcctccccttcctctcctgtgGTTAAACCCAAGCGTAAGAGTGCTCGGGCATCTTCGAGAGTGGACCGTGCCCGGGAATGTGTGCCCATAGAGAAGGTGATGGGCCCTGCAGAGCCCACAGCCATGCCGGACCCTGCGCTCTTCCTCCACCCTCGAAGGCACAGGGCTCGCTCCAggcacactgcagcacaaagacagcctCCACTGGGCCTggagaaggaggatgaggaggatgggggtggggagggCCCAGTGGAGCCCCAGGATGAAGCTGCCAGACTGGTATCTTCAGCTGCAGTGCCCCCTGCTGCTGAGACGAAGGCAGATTAG